Proteins encoded within one genomic window of Ideonella dechloratans:
- the rpsI gene encoding 30S ribosomal protein S9: MIGNWNYGTGRRKSSVARVFLKKGTGQIVVNGKPVDEYFGRQTSIMVVKQPLVLTENVEAFDIKVNVAGGGESGQAGAVRHGITRALIDYDAALKSALSQAGFVTRDAREVERKKVGLHGARRRKQFSKR, translated from the coding sequence ATGATCGGTAATTGGAATTACGGCACCGGCCGCCGCAAGTCGTCCGTGGCCCGCGTCTTCCTGAAGAAGGGCACTGGCCAGATCGTCGTCAACGGCAAGCCCGTGGACGAGTACTTCGGCCGCCAGACCTCCATCATGGTGGTCAAGCAGCCTCTGGTGCTGACCGAGAACGTCGAAGCCTTCGACATCAAGGTCAACGTCGCCGGCGGCGGTGAATCCGGCCAGGCCGGTGCCGTGCGCCACGGCATCACCCGCGCCCTGATCGACTACGACGCCGCCCTGAAGTCCGCGCTGAGCCAAGCCGGCTTCGTGACCCGCGACGCCCGTGAAGTCGAGCGTAAGAAGGTCGGTCTGCACGGCGCCCGTCGTCGGAAGCAGTTCAGCAAGCGCTGA